The Methanobacterium sp. BAmetb5 genome includes a region encoding these proteins:
- a CDS encoding glycosyltransferase family 2 protein, with product MLSVIILNYKNVNLTSKCVSYVINATKDANIKTQVIIVDNSAQETADKLKTLIPDAYIIENIENKGFSKANNQGILASEGEFVLLLNNDAFINSKCLVTGIDYIKNNKCGVWAPKLVGEDGSFQVSCAELPSIKGLIQEYILLKDNNSYPDLNKWKEPHNVGNVIGAFMLMEKKKIEEVGLLDEDYFFTVEDVDYCKRIHEAGYSVIYDPRCEIVHIGGASQEDKWINDPYMHKFRVLYFRKNHGVFMASLSKIIIYMGLKIRKGFSKYSKLRKKE from the coding sequence ATGCTATCTGTAATAATATTAAATTATAAAAATGTAAATCTCACATCGAAATGTGTTAGTTATGTGATTAATGCAACTAAAGATGCAAATATAAAAACTCAAGTGATAATCGTTGACAACAGCGCCCAAGAAACTGCTGATAAACTTAAAACGCTTATACCTGATGCTTATATAATTGAAAATATTGAAAACAAGGGTTTTTCTAAAGCGAATAATCAAGGTATTCTCGCTAGTGAAGGTGAATTTGTTTTACTATTGAATAATGATGCTTTTATTAATTCAAAATGTTTAGTCACTGGAATAGATTATATTAAAAATAATAAATGTGGAGTATGGGCTCCGAAACTAGTGGGTGAAGATGGATCCTTTCAGGTTTCGTGTGCAGAATTGCCTTCTATTAAAGGATTAATTCAGGAATATATTCTATTAAAAGATAATAATTCTTATCCTGATTTGAATAAATGGAAAGAACCACACAATGTAGGCAATGTCATAGGTGCTTTTATGCTGATGGAAAAAAAGAAAATTGAAGAAGTAGGGTTATTAGATGAGGATTATTTCTTCACAGTGGAAGACGTAGACTACTGTAAAAGGATTCACGAAGCAGGATATTCTGTAATATATGATCCTAGATGTGAAATAGTCCACATTGGTGGCGCTTCACAGGAAGATAAATGGATAAACGACCCTTATATGCATAAATTCCGTGTTCTTTATTTTAGGAAAAACCATGGAGTATTTATGGCATCCTTATCAAAGATCATCATTTATATGGGGCTAAAGATTAGAAAAGGCTTTTCTAAATACTCAAAACTTAGAAAAAAAGAATAA
- a CDS encoding glycosyltransferase family 4 protein, with protein MKIGIYAPDLSAYGGGEKYICKIAEILAEKNDVEFIVFEKPNVEELESRLNVDLQGVNIRKFELNYFVQVLHLHKHVKAFLLKKITKQYDIFINQDINTVIPANSSKNFYICQIPPTNIKRSIFERVMARTFLDQNLKTYDKIVVYSTFVKKWIEKYFDNKIEILNPPVDIEKFHPGPKENKIVSVGRFFTGAHSKKQLDMIKIFKELYDNNKSVKNWEYHLAGGVGDISGNKEYLRLCQEESKGYPIHFHVNTSLENLIDLYSRSKIFWHATGFNEDENKNPEIMEHFGITTGEAMSAGCVPVVINKGGQPEIVRDGVDGFVWNDSRELKEITLKIITDEYLLKEKSYAAIMRIKEFGMDNFVNNTKKLFNFKE; from the coding sequence GTGAAAATTGGAATTTATGCCCCTGATTTAAGTGCTTATGGTGGTGGAGAAAAGTATATCTGCAAAATTGCAGAGATCCTGGCTGAAAAAAATGATGTTGAATTCATTGTTTTCGAAAAACCTAATGTAGAAGAACTGGAAAGCCGGTTAAATGTTGATTTACAGGGAGTAAATATTCGGAAATTCGAATTAAATTATTTTGTCCAAGTCCTTCATTTACACAAACACGTTAAAGCATTCCTGCTAAAAAAAATAACCAAACAATATGATATTTTTATAAATCAAGATATAAACACGGTTATTCCCGCTAATTCATCTAAGAATTTTTATATATGTCAAATTCCCCCCACGAATATTAAAAGAAGTATTTTTGAAAGGGTGATGGCAAGAACTTTCCTTGACCAAAACCTTAAGACTTATGATAAAATAGTGGTGTACTCCACGTTTGTTAAAAAATGGATTGAAAAATATTTCGATAATAAAATAGAGATATTAAATCCACCAGTTGATATAGAAAAGTTTCATCCTGGTCCAAAAGAGAATAAAATAGTAAGTGTGGGTAGATTTTTCACAGGAGCACATAGTAAAAAGCAGTTGGACATGATAAAAATCTTTAAAGAATTATATGATAATAATAAATCAGTAAAAAATTGGGAATATCATTTAGCGGGGGGTGTAGGTGATATATCCGGAAATAAGGAATATTTAAGACTTTGTCAAGAAGAATCGAAAGGTTACCCCATACATTTTCATGTTAACACCTCTCTTGAGAACCTGATAGACTTATACAGCAGATCAAAGATATTTTGGCATGCTACAGGGTTTAATGAAGATGAAAACAAAAACCCGGAAATTATGGAACATTTTGGCATAACCACCGGTGAGGCAATGTCTGCGGGATGTGTTCCTGTTGTTATAAATAAAGGAGGACAACCGGAAATTGTTCGTGACGGGGTGGATGGTTTTGTATGGAATGATTCAAGAGAGTTGAAGGAAATTACTTTAAAGATTATAACTGATGAATATTTATTGAAAGAAAAAAGTTATGCAGCTATTATGAGGATAAAAGAATTTGGAATGGATAATTTTGTTAATAACACTAAAAAATTATTTAATTTTAAAGAATAA
- a CDS encoding flippase, which translates to MSVARRVAKNTTALILSNIIAYVFTFLTTVYSARYLGVEGWGIISIALSITGIFGVLTDLGLSSLTVREVARDKSLADKYFANTTAIKIVLGIITFGVIVIVSYLAGYSQQIINVICVMAISTILGSFTGVFYSILQAYEKMEYQSLATIISNVIMLALTLSVIYLGLSVVAFASVYVIVGIFGFLYIFVIYVKKISLPYLEIDINFCKSAFKEALPFAVTGIFVTIYFWLDSFLLSMMVGNEAVGIYNAAYRLIYVFLFIPNLFITALFPVMSRHFESAKELLKLEYQKSFKYLFVVAIFILIYGFVFADEIILLIYGEKFVLSIIALQTLIWAIPIIFLNALFTNMMNAMNKQRLVTVVVGSNALFNVVLTLILIPNFSFVGASIATVLTEGLGFSLLFYYISRHYFKVSLNYYILKPILSGIILGIFVYIIKTQLNWILAGIIGLFIYLIVIYVMKIINNEDINLLKEILPFEFNKQKDD; encoded by the coding sequence ATGAGCGTAGCACGTCGTGTAGCAAAAAACACTACAGCATTAATATTATCTAATATTATAGCTTATGTGTTCACTTTTCTTACAACTGTATATAGTGCAAGATATTTAGGGGTTGAAGGTTGGGGAATCATATCTATAGCACTTTCTATCACTGGTATTTTTGGTGTATTGACCGATCTTGGTTTATCAAGTCTTACTGTAAGAGAAGTTGCCAGAGATAAATCATTAGCGGATAAATATTTTGCAAATACCACTGCAATAAAAATTGTTTTAGGAATTATAACATTTGGAGTTATTGTAATAGTTTCTTATTTAGCAGGTTATTCTCAACAGATTATTAATGTAATTTGTGTTATGGCAATTTCTACTATATTAGGTTCGTTTACTGGCGTATTTTACTCTATTTTACAAGCTTATGAAAAAATGGAATATCAATCTTTAGCTACGATTATAAGTAATGTTATAATGTTGGCTTTAACATTATCAGTAATATATTTAGGATTATCTGTTGTCGCTTTTGCGTCAGTGTATGTTATTGTAGGCATATTTGGATTTTTATATATTTTCGTTATTTATGTGAAAAAAATCTCTTTACCCTACTTAGAAATAGATATTAATTTTTGTAAATCTGCATTTAAAGAAGCCCTGCCTTTTGCAGTAACAGGAATATTTGTAACAATCTATTTTTGGTTAGATTCATTCCTGCTTTCTATGATGGTAGGTAATGAGGCAGTTGGTATTTATAATGCAGCTTACAGGTTAATTTATGTCTTTTTATTCATACCTAACCTTTTTATCACCGCTTTGTTCCCTGTAATGTCTAGGCACTTTGAATCAGCAAAGGAACTATTAAAACTTGAATATCAAAAATCGTTTAAATATTTGTTTGTTGTAGCAATCTTTATCCTTATTTATGGTTTTGTATTTGCAGACGAGATAATACTACTTATTTATGGAGAAAAGTTTGTGCTTTCAATTATTGCTTTACAAACATTGATTTGGGCAATTCCAATAATATTCCTTAATGCCTTATTTACCAACATGATGAATGCTATGAATAAACAGAGATTAGTCACTGTTGTAGTGGGTTCGAATGCATTATTTAATGTGGTTTTGACTTTAATACTTATTCCTAACTTTAGTTTCGTTGGTGCTTCTATTGCCACAGTTCTAACTGAAGGATTGGGTTTCTCATTACTATTTTATTACATTTCAAGACACTACTTTAAAGTTTCCTTGAATTATTATATTCTCAAACCAATTTTAAGCGGTATAATCTTGGGAATTTTTGTTTATATTATAAAAACACAACTAAATTGGATATTAGCAGGAATTATTGGGTTATTTATATACCTAATTGTTATTTATGTTATGAAAATAATTAATAATGAAGATATAAATCTTCTGAAGGAAATTTTACCATTTGAATTTAATAAACAAAAAGATGATTAG
- a CDS encoding pseudomurein-binding repeat-containing protein produces MPQFLELLATATIQINNGNNNPITLRTFTAPKDPLENIVAGNIYKTEYLKIANDIKNYMDTSGKTPDFAYKTSLGTYLRYENLVYMYSMILDYYNTSGNKAAFAAMKPITIVNLPVLNTFTIDQIKQAATTVRDYIETYDKLPDNVLIGTTTVTMPQFLELLTTTTIRINNGNNKPIPLRTFTAPTNPLENIVAGNIYKTEYLKIANAVKNYMDSTGKTPNYVSPTSIGTQLRYENLVYMYSMILDYYNTSGNKAAFAAMKPWSVVSQPVLATFTIDQIKQAATSVRNTIETTRLLPKTVLIGTTNVTMPQFLELLATTTIQINNGNNNPVTLKNFTAPTKPLENIVAGNIPKTEYLKIANDIKNYMDTSGKTPDFAYKTSLGTYLRYENLVYMYSMILDYYNTSGNKAAFAAMKPWARPVYLTSDRISTTTEGDWARLASIASILQSWGISAVGWDVGPDTQNGVLRDTDVPQDALVVDIYGGACAGTIYAMAQSYYLGIKGARKVYSIWISPPAVDITNLPTKKLNGGVNFLPRAHDDDFSTYLPDSGYNSKGVPTDGLNNPDQFLINHGYNFLVTSGNILEMATAILNQART; encoded by the coding sequence ATGCCTCAATTCTTAGAACTACTAGCCACCGCCACCATACAAATCAACAACGGAAACAACAACCCCATAACCCTAAGAACATTCACCGCACCCAAAGACCCTCTGGAAAACATAGTAGCCGGAAACATCTACAAAACAGAATACCTCAAAATAGCCAACGACATCAAAAACTACATGGACACCAGCGGAAAAACACCAGACTTCGCCTACAAAACCAGCCTAGGAACATACCTACGCTACGAAAACCTCGTATACATGTACAGCATGATCCTCGACTACTACAACACCAGCGGAAACAAAGCAGCCTTCGCAGCAATGAAACCAATAACCATAGTCAACCTCCCCGTACTTAACACATTCACCATCGACCAAATCAAACAAGCAGCAACCACAGTCAGAGATTACATCGAAACTTACGACAAACTACCCGACAATGTATTAATCGGCACTACCACTGTTACCATGCCACAATTCCTAGAACTACTAACCACAACCACAATAAGAATCAACAACGGAAACAACAAACCCATACCATTAAGAACATTCACCGCACCCACAAACCCCCTAGAAAACATAGTAGCCGGAAACATCTACAAAACAGAATACCTCAAAATAGCCAATGCCGTTAAAAACTACATGGACTCCACTGGAAAAACACCAAACTATGTTAGTCCAACTAGTATAGGAACTCAACTTCGATATGAAAATTTAGTTTACATGTACAGCATGATCCTCGACTACTACAACACCAGCGGAAACAAAGCAGCCTTCGCAGCAATGAAACCATGGAGCGTTGTATCTCAACCAGTCCTCGCAACATTTACCATAGACCAAATTAAACAAGCAGCAACCTCAGTCAGGAATACCATAGAAACAACCCGGTTGTTACCAAAAACTGTACTCATTGGCACGACCAACGTTACTATGCCTCAATTCTTAGAACTACTAGCCACTACCACCATACAAATCAACAACGGAAACAACAACCCCGTAACACTAAAAAACTTCACTGCACCCACAAAACCCCTAGAAAACATAGTAGCCGGAAACATTCCCAAAACAGAATACCTCAAAATAGCCAACGACATCAAAAACTACATGGACACCAGCGGAAAAACACCAGACTTCGCCTACAAAACCAGCCTAGGAACATACCTACGCTACGAAAACCTCGTATACATGTACAGCATGATCCTCGACTACTACAACACCAGCGGAAACAAAGCAGCCTTCGCCGCAATGAAACCCTGGGCAAGACCAGTTTACCTTACCAGCGATAGGATAAGCACAACTACTGAAGGAGATTGGGCTAGATTGGCATCCATAGCTAGTATATTACAGTCATGGGGAATATCTGCTGTTGGATGGGATGTAGGTCCTGATACACAAAATGGTGTTCTGCGTGATACAGATGTACCTCAAGATGCATTAGTAGTCGACATTTATGGAGGAGCTTGCGCTGGAACTATCTATGCAATGGCACAAAGTTACTATTTGGGTATTAAAGGAGCTAGAAAAGTTTATTCCATCTGGATTTCACCACCGGCAGTTGATATAACAAATTTACCAACTAAGAAATTAAATGGCGGTGTTAACTTCCTTCCACGAGCACACGACGATGACTTCAGTACATACTTACCAGATTCTGGCTACAATTCAAAAGGTGTGCCTACTGATGGACTGAATAATCCCGACCAGTTCCTGATCAACCATGGATACAACTTCTTAGTAACCAGCGGTAATATTTTAGAAATGGCAACTGCAATCTTAAACCAAGCAAGAACATGA
- a CDS encoding DUF1616 domain-containing protein, which translates to MKVEGLISIIIIIGIILGIIGIFYIILNPNEGDNYTEFYLLGTKGKASDYPTNLNVNQIGNLIVGVSNHENLNSDYLLKITENNKTLKNEKITLKNNEQIEIPFNFSENSPGQYKIQFDLYKLPETKNVYRSLFILVNVN; encoded by the coding sequence ATGAAGGTTGAAGGACTTATTTCCATAATAATAATAATTGGCATAATACTAGGGATCATTGGAATATTTTATATAATATTAAATCCCAATGAAGGTGATAACTATACAGAATTCTACCTACTGGGAACAAAAGGGAAAGCAAGTGATTATCCCACTAATCTAAACGTTAACCAAATTGGTAATCTTATTGTGGGTGTCTCTAACCATGAAAATTTGAATTCAGACTATCTGCTTAAAATTACGGAAAATAACAAAACATTAAAAAATGAGAAAATAACCCTCAAAAACAATGAACAAATTGAAATACCATTCAACTTTTCCGAAAATTCTCCAGGCCAATATAAAATTCAATTTGATTTATATAAATTGCCGGAAACAAAAAATGTTTACCGATCACTTTTCATTCTGGTAAATGTAAACTAG
- a CDS encoding SDR family oxidoreductase, with the protein MRNKKVAVTGGLGFIGSHLVERLCQENEVVIVDNETTGSIKNIKHLDFSNISLDLGDITEIDLVNSFEGCDYVFHHAAMASVPASVADPIQCNLVNITGTLKVLLAARDSGVKKVVFASSAAVYGDNTNLPLSESTPLKPVSPYALSKAVGEMYCQLFADIYELPTIALRYFNVFGPRQDPNSQYASVIPHFISRILKGERPVIFGDGEQSRDFIYVKHIVEANLRACLSDYTGAYNIATGKRTTINQLVPVINQTLGKNMGPIYEEPRPGDIKHSLADVSKAEVLNFKPSINFADELGETVQWFVKNQ; encoded by the coding sequence ATGAGAAATAAGAAAGTAGCAGTTACTGGGGGTCTTGGGTTTATTGGCTCCCATCTGGTGGAGAGGCTCTGTCAAGAAAATGAAGTGGTTATTGTGGACAATGAAACCACGGGTAGTATAAAAAATATCAAACACCTTGATTTCAGTAACATTAGCCTGGATCTGGGGGATATAACAGAAATTGATCTGGTAAACTCCTTTGAAGGTTGTGATTATGTTTTCCACCATGCAGCAATGGCCAGTGTGCCGGCCAGTGTAGCTGATCCTATCCAGTGTAATTTAGTAAATATCACAGGTACTCTGAAAGTTCTTTTAGCTGCCCGTGACAGTGGAGTTAAAAAGGTGGTTTTCGCCTCATCAGCAGCTGTTTATGGTGATAACACTAACTTACCTTTATCTGAAAGCACCCCCCTTAAACCAGTTTCACCCTATGCCCTGAGTAAAGCTGTGGGAGAAATGTACTGTCAGTTGTTTGCGGATATCTATGAATTACCCACCATTGCCCTTAGATATTTTAATGTTTTTGGCCCCCGGCAGGACCCTAATTCACAGTATGCTTCGGTAATTCCACATTTTATTAGCCGTATATTGAAGGGGGAAAGACCAGTTATTTTTGGTGATGGTGAACAGAGTAGGGACTTCATATACGTTAAACACATTGTGGAAGCAAATTTAAGAGCATGCCTGTCAGATTACACGGGTGCATATAATATAGCCACAGGAAAAAGAACTACTATCAATCAGCTGGTCCCGGTAATTAACCAAACACTGGGTAAAAATATGGGCCCCATTTACGAGGAACCACGACCCGGTGACATAAAACATTCCCTAGCTGATGTCTCCAAAGCAGAAGTATTAAACTTTAAACCATCCATCAATTTTGCTGATGAACTGGGCGAAACTGTGCAGTGGTTCGTTAAAAATCAATAG
- a CDS encoding glycosyltransferase family 39 protein: MDRAQDNGSFFDKLGELLHQPLTILILITGVLVAYLLKVQIKIGVPYWDVFNYLNNALHFANMGSSGVVNHLPPLIPVVTSLVFRMGYVSVDVIFLISGLIFILGVIGLYLLLKERFDPTKSLAGSLIFISLPVIMAWAVSGGIDLPGVVFSIWALYFLVIGLNKDSKFLFLVLPLLVVSLLTRYTAGLIVVPMIFYILANLNQVKKILHMKKKVILGILIELGVLLAIFTYFILQLDTSALFGLFFDVVTSSSSGVEDVAYNSNLLYFLQNSLNYISLGPVQGTYRQLLNPSEGIPSVLAYIIAIISVMGISSYIYRVLSTGKENDISRANLANLGKLIVVLVLFMGLVLSFYNKSLILSEIFLLVLVYLLYRFMARGKFEVDSKLALDLMFLSWFGAYFIFHGILPFKVDRYFITMAPAFTYFIILGLSQFIGELKPRIKGLNSKSGWIYLMVALICLSSATATYIGHTPQKTFTVDINNASEWIKGYDPGYSSKVIGSDYPNAVTWYLHQDTTGAYPKNYNNTEEFADYLHKNGVYYYFDSNKSHPNLQGYHIIKTFGVVAIYEKTTP; the protein is encoded by the coding sequence TTGGACCGAGCCCAAGATAATGGATCTTTTTTTGATAAGTTAGGTGAATTGCTTCACCAACCACTGACCATACTGATCCTGATTACAGGAGTGCTGGTTGCTTATCTTTTGAAGGTTCAAATAAAAATAGGTGTTCCTTACTGGGATGTTTTCAACTATCTGAATAATGCCCTTCATTTTGCAAATATGGGAAGTAGTGGAGTTGTTAATCACCTACCACCCCTGATTCCCGTAGTGACCTCCCTTGTTTTCAGAATGGGATATGTTTCCGTGGATGTAATATTCCTTATAAGTGGTTTAATATTTATTTTAGGAGTCATTGGATTATATTTACTGTTAAAGGAGAGATTCGATCCTACCAAGAGTTTAGCCGGGAGTTTAATTTTCATTTCCTTACCAGTGATAATGGCTTGGGCTGTAAGTGGAGGTATAGATCTTCCAGGAGTTGTTTTTTCAATTTGGGCACTTTATTTCCTGGTAATTGGATTAAATAAGGATTCAAAGTTTTTGTTTTTGGTACTGCCACTTTTGGTTGTCTCCTTACTCACCAGGTACACTGCGGGTTTGATAGTCGTCCCCATGATTTTCTACATTTTGGCTAATCTAAACCAGGTTAAAAAGATTCTCCACATGAAAAAGAAGGTTATTTTGGGAATTTTAATAGAGCTTGGAGTTTTATTGGCCATTTTCACATACTTCATACTGCAGCTGGACACCAGTGCCCTATTCGGACTGTTTTTTGATGTTGTAACCTCTTCATCCTCCGGTGTGGAAGATGTAGCTTATAACTCAAACTTATTATATTTCCTTCAGAATTCGTTGAATTATATCTCGTTAGGACCAGTTCAGGGCACTTACCGTCAATTATTGAATCCTTCTGAAGGTATTCCTTCGGTATTGGCATATATAATTGCCATAATAAGTGTTATGGGAATTTCTTCATATATTTACCGGGTTTTAAGCACTGGAAAGGAAAATGATATTTCACGGGCCAATCTTGCCAATTTAGGAAAGCTCATCGTGGTTTTAGTTCTCTTCATGGGTTTAGTTCTCAGTTTCTATAATAAATCTCTAATTCTGAGCGAAATTTTCTTACTGGTCTTGGTGTATCTTTTATATAGATTTATGGCCCGGGGAAAATTTGAAGTGGATAGTAAATTAGCTCTGGACCTGATGTTTCTATCCTGGTTTGGTGCCTATTTCATATTCCACGGCATTTTACCCTTTAAAGTGGATAGATATTTCATCACCATGGCCCCGGCATTTACTTATTTCATAATTTTGGGTTTAAGTCAATTTATTGGGGAACTAAAACCTAGAATTAAAGGCCTAAATTCTAAATCCGGATGGATTTATTTAATGGTAGCATTAATATGTTTATCATCAGCTACCGCTACCTACATTGGACACACCCCCCAAAAAACATTCACCGTGGATATAAACAATGCCAGTGAATGGATTAAAGGATATGACCCCGGTTACAGTAGTAAAGTAATTGGTTCGGATTACCCCAACGCAGTAACCTGGTATCTCCACCAAGACACCACTGGAGCGTATCCAAAAAATTACAATAATACCGAGGAATTCGCTGACTATCTGCATAAAAACGGGGTTTACTATTATTTTGATTCCAATAAATCCCATCCCAATCTCCAAGGTTATCATATCATAAAAACATTTGGAGTGGTGGCCATATATGAAAAAACAACACCATAA
- a CDS encoding GDP-mannose 4,6-dehydratase: MNWKDKNVLITGIGGFAGSYLAKELVTREANVYGLIRRRADGTTAKNIIDRGISNDVNLIEGDLTDITSLSGALDQSEPDYIFHLAAQSFVERSFHNSQETQNINCMGTANLLEALRIKDQDSKIVFAGSSEEYGLVLSSQEQYENAKKEYGTIFPEPEEIPEVPIKETNPLRPMSPYAVSKVYGDYLMRNYYHSYGVDTVVSRAFNHEGAGRGIMFVTSVVTNQIMKLKFGETDRIVIGNLNALRDWSHVKDIVQGYLLLAEKGHSGEVYNQGSMRTNSVLSYILVGLEEAGWNVNKIEAVNGGKEIQDPTEVDESPIFGIKFPKTKVDQLILENELEYKLEDKGINVDTEQGKVLIDFNPDRFRPAEVPILFADTHKIQKLGSKIDYSLNDILKDQLNYFMNKENRTP; encoded by the coding sequence ATGAATTGGAAAGACAAAAATGTTCTTATAACCGGTATAGGTGGATTTGCAGGTTCTTATTTAGCTAAAGAACTCGTCACCCGAGAAGCTAATGTTTATGGATTGATTAGAAGAAGGGCTGATGGAACAACAGCTAAAAACATCATCGACCGTGGAATCAGCAACGATGTGAACTTGATTGAAGGGGATCTTACCGATATAACCTCTCTATCTGGAGCTCTTGACCAGTCTGAGCCAGATTACATTTTCCACCTGGCTGCTCAATCATTTGTGGAAAGATCCTTCCATAACTCCCAGGAAACCCAGAACATTAACTGTATGGGAACTGCTAACCTGCTGGAAGCTTTACGTATTAAAGACCAGGACTCGAAAATTGTCTTTGCTGGTTCCAGTGAAGAATATGGATTGGTGCTATCTTCCCAGGAACAGTATGAAAATGCTAAAAAAGAATACGGAACAATTTTCCCCGAACCAGAAGAGATACCAGAAGTACCTATAAAGGAAACTAACCCCCTAAGACCCATGTCTCCTTATGCCGTGTCTAAGGTTTACGGGGATTATCTGATGCGCAATTACTATCACTCTTACGGTGTGGATACTGTGGTTTCCCGGGCATTTAACCACGAAGGAGCTGGAAGAGGGATCATGTTCGTTACCTCCGTAGTGACCAACCAGATTATGAAACTTAAATTTGGTGAAACCGACCGTATTGTTATTGGAAACCTCAATGCCCTGCGTGACTGGTCCCATGTAAAGGATATTGTCCAGGGATACCTGTTACTTGCAGAAAAGGGACACTCTGGAGAAGTATACAACCAGGGTTCCATGCGCACTAACTCTGTTCTCAGCTATATCCTGGTTGGTTTAGAAGAAGCAGGATGGAATGTGAACAAAATCGAAGCAGTAAATGGGGGTAAAGAAATCCAGGACCCCACTGAAGTTGATGAAAGCCCTATTTTTGGTATTAAGTTCCCTAAAACCAAAGTTGACCAGTTAATCCTGGAAAATGAATTGGAATACAAACTGGAAGATAAAGGAATCAACGTGGACACCGAACAAGGAAAAGTTTTGATTGATTTCAATCCAGACCGATTCCGACCAGCGGAAGTTCCAATCTTATTTGCCGACACCCATAAAATCCAGAAATTAGGCAGTAAAATTGATTACAGTCTGAATGATATACTGAAGGACCAGTTAAACTATTTCATGAATAAAGAGAATAGGACTCCCTAA
- a CDS encoding DUF2142 domain-containing protein: MINIINKAKPEKIFLIIAVVYGLIFLIFTPFMVPDEGPHFYKTLDISDGHLKITKVGEGAGIYVPESVIVTFNNFSINSLSPELYLPFNSNDRVFYDISGIAIASYSPLPYLASAIAISIGKLFNFSPIILLYMGRLANLLLWIFLCYLAIKMTPIHKWVFLLISLMPMALFEASSLSADSFTMGIVLLTVAFFFKLSLDNNEITAKDKYILLALVSLVSLTKPTYFIIIFLFFMIPKNKFKNGRERFFNIFLIFAVGSLLILTWSAINSGLYIPSHVPGVSTTEQISIIIHNPFNYLTIVLQSYLYNINLHLTMLIGNFSIGALENPLPLWLVCIYTLFLMAVPLLDKNKINVTIEQKSISLITFFITLAITTTLIYITWNKVGVNYILGIQSRYFIPVMPLLLLIFYNKKLNHEFKYLKLIIILFIIISLTISIFLIVYG; this comes from the coding sequence ATGATTAATATTATTAATAAGGCTAAACCGGAAAAAATTTTTCTAATAATAGCTGTAGTTTATGGGTTAATATTTTTGATATTTACTCCCTTCATGGTACCTGATGAAGGGCCACATTTTTACAAAACACTAGATATCAGTGATGGGCATCTAAAAATAACTAAAGTTGGTGAAGGTGCGGGAATTTATGTTCCAGAAAGTGTGATAGTTACATTTAACAATTTTTCCATAAACTCATTATCGCCGGAGTTATATCTCCCGTTTAATAGTAATGATAGAGTTTTTTATGATATATCTGGGATCGCGATTGCTAGCTATTCTCCCCTTCCCTATTTAGCCTCGGCAATTGCAATCAGTATTGGAAAATTATTCAATTTTTCACCAATAATTCTGCTTTACATGGGTAGATTGGCAAATTTACTGTTATGGATTTTTCTGTGCTATTTAGCTATTAAAATGACCCCTATTCATAAGTGGGTCTTTCTTTTAATATCATTAATGCCCATGGCCCTTTTTGAAGCGTCTTCACTTTCTGCAGATAGTTTTACAATGGGAATAGTATTATTAACCGTGGCTTTTTTCTTTAAATTATCATTGGATAATAATGAAATCACTGCAAAAGACAAATACATTTTATTGGCACTAGTATCTCTAGTTAGTCTTACTAAACCAACTTATTTTATTATAATATTCCTATTTTTCATGATCCCTAAAAACAAATTCAAAAATGGACGTGAACGTTTTTTTAATATTTTTTTAATATTTGCAGTTGGTTCATTGCTTATATTAACATGGAGTGCCATTAATAGTGGGCTGTACATACCTAGTCATGTTCCAGGTGTATCAACTACTGAGCAGATTTCAATAATTATTCATAATCCTTTTAACTACCTTACAATAGTGTTGCAATCTTATCTATACAATATTAATCTTCATTTGACGATGTTAATCGGTAATTTTTCTATTGGAGCACTTGAAAACCCATTACCATTATGGTTAGTGTGCATCTATACTCTATTTTTAATGGCAGTGCCACTACTGGATAAAAATAAGATAAACGTAACTATTGAACAAAAATCTATATCATTAATCACATTCTTTATTACTTTAGCTATCACAACTACCTTAATATATATAACTTGGAACAAAGTAGGCGTTAATTATATATTAGGTATACAAAGCAGGTACTTTATTCCAGTAATGCCCCTTTTGTTACTTATTTTTTATAATAAGAAATTAAATCATGAATTTAAATATTTAAAACTAATAATTATCTTATTTATTATTATTTCCCTAACAATATCCATATTTTTGATTGTATATGGATGA